A stretch of Lathyrus oleraceus cultivar Zhongwan6 chromosome 6, CAAS_Psat_ZW6_1.0, whole genome shotgun sequence DNA encodes these proteins:
- the LOC127093177 gene encoding gibberellin-regulated protein 2, whose translation MAFTKYTLILALLCYILIQELEIHSGNQHMVAAGEIDCNGKCNYRCSKASREKICMRACSDCCRICNCVPPGTSGNRDLCPCYASITTHDGKLKCP comes from the exons ATGGCCTTCACCAAATATACCCTAATCTTGGCACTTCTCTGCTATATCCTTATACAAGAG TTGGAGATCCATAGTGGAAATCAACACATGGTTGCTGCTGGAGAGATAG ATTGTAATGGTAAGTGCAATTATAGGTGCAGCAAAGCTTCAAGGGAAAAGATATGTATGAGGGCATGCAGTGATTGTTGTAGAATATGCAACTGTGTGCCACCAGGCACATCTGGGAATAGAGATTTGTGTCCTTGTTATGCATCCATCACCACACATGATGGAAAGCTCAAGTGTCCATAG